One Streptomyces hundungensis DNA segment encodes these proteins:
- a CDS encoding TIGR04053 family radical SAM/SPASM domain-containing protein codes for MSGHKGGPTLVRRPRHALAERPFIVIWEATRACPLACLHCRAEAQPERDAGELDGMDARHLMDQIAAFGRPSPLFVITGGDPFQRPDLNDLVAYGSSLGLRVAVSPSGTPTLTRANLTAVRDAGAVALSLSLDGSTAERHDAFRGVDGVFDWTLDGWRTARALGLKVQINTTVTRAALPDLADIAALVKREGAMLWSGFVLVPTGRGADLDAPTPHEIEDVLHFLYDCGSVIATKTTEGHHFRRVALQRAILTRHCQTPQLGPLYRQLADRAHELGFFEGEGRAVRRPPMDVSSGRGFVFVSHTGEVHPSGFLPVTAGNVKHHPLAEIYRGSALFTTLRDPALLRGACGRCEFNSVCGGSRSRAYGVTGDVLAADPWCAYEPGSFPHQDDLRELVP; via the coding sequence ATGAGCGGGCACAAGGGCGGGCCCACTCTCGTCCGCAGGCCCCGGCACGCCCTGGCGGAGCGGCCCTTCATCGTCATCTGGGAGGCCACCCGCGCCTGCCCGCTCGCCTGCCTGCACTGCCGCGCCGAGGCACAGCCGGAGCGCGACGCGGGCGAACTCGACGGGATGGACGCCCGGCATCTGATGGACCAGATCGCCGCGTTCGGGAGGCCGAGCCCGCTCTTCGTGATCACCGGCGGCGACCCGTTCCAGCGGCCCGACCTCAACGACCTTGTGGCGTACGGCAGTTCACTCGGGCTGCGGGTCGCGGTGTCGCCGTCCGGCACGCCGACCCTGACCCGCGCCAACCTGACGGCGGTGCGGGACGCGGGCGCGGTGGCCCTCTCCCTCTCGCTCGACGGGTCGACGGCCGAGCGGCACGACGCCTTCCGGGGTGTCGACGGGGTCTTCGACTGGACCCTGGACGGCTGGCGCACGGCCCGCGCGCTCGGTCTCAAGGTGCAGATCAACACCACCGTCACCCGCGCGGCACTGCCGGACCTCGCCGACATCGCGGCCCTGGTCAAGCGCGAGGGCGCGATGCTCTGGTCCGGCTTCGTGCTGGTGCCCACCGGCCGCGGCGCCGACCTCGACGCGCCGACCCCGCACGAGATCGAGGACGTGCTGCACTTCTTGTACGACTGCGGTTCGGTCATCGCCACCAAGACGACGGAGGGCCACCACTTCCGGCGGGTCGCGCTCCAGCGGGCGATCCTGACCCGGCACTGCCAGACCCCCCAGCTGGGACCACTTTATCGTCAACTCGCCGACAGGGCACATGAGTTGGGCTTCTTCGAGGGCGAGGGGCGTGCCGTGCGCAGGCCTCCGATGGACGTGTCCTCGGGCCGGGGCTTCGTCTTCGTCTCGCACACCGGCGAGGTCCACCCCAGCGGCTTCCTGCCCGTCACGGCCGGCAATGTGAAGCACCATCCGCTGGCCGAGATCTACCGCGGCTCGGCCCTCTTCACCACCCTGCGCGACCCGGCCCTGCTGCGCGGTGCGTGCGGGCGCTGCGAGTTCAACTCCGTGTGCGGGGGCTCCCGTTCACGGGCGTACGGGGTGACCGGGGATGTGCTCGCCGCCGACCCGTGGTGTGCGTACGAGCCCGGCAGTTTCCCCCATCAGGACGACCTCCGAGAGCTGGTTCCATGA